ACAGGATCAGACAGCCAGGCGCTTGCGGCCCTTGGCGCGACGTGCAGCGATGACGCTGCGGCCGCCACGGGACTTCATGCGCACGAGGAAACCGTGCGTACGGGCGCGGCGGACTTTCGAAGGCTGGTAGGTGCGTTTCATGGTGGATTCTCAGTTGCACCCGAAGCAGCCAATCCATTGCGCCACGGGCATTTGCCGGTCAGTGGCCGCCCACATCGGGAAACGGCCACGCAGATAAGCCCCCGTTCCGGCAGATCGACGCACGCACGGGTCGGCCATCAAGGCCACTCAGGCGCGCAGGCAAAAACACCCGCCGGTTCGGAGAACCCGCGATTACAACAAATCCGGGCGGCGGCGTCAACGCACAGACAAGCCCTTCACGTCTCGGGACGAGCCTGTCGGCCCGTCGGAAACTGTGGAT
This portion of the Leptothrix cholodnii SP-6 genome encodes:
- the rpmH gene encoding 50S ribosomal protein L34, translated to MKRTYQPSKVRRARTHGFLVRMKSRGGRSVIAARRAKGRKRLAV